TCGCAACACTGAACGCCGGCCATCCACGAGGTGAGCAATGAACGCGACGGAACTGGTTTTTCAGGCGTTGGGCACTGCCGTCGTCGTCAGCCCGCTGATTTTGGTCGCTATCCTTGGCTTGTCGGCGCTAGTGGGTCGGGCTCTAAGTGAGACCACGATCTCGCGATTGACCCAGGCTTCGGTGCTGTTTTCGCTGATGCCGGCGATCGGCATTTTGGCGATGATGTTGATTTTGGGAACTCGATATGTTCCCATCGAATGGGGTGACTGGGTGTCGATCCCCGAACAGGACTTTCACTTTCACGTGAAGTTTGTTTTCGATCGATTGAGCGTTCCGTTTGTGATTCTGTCGTGCGTGCTGTGCGGTGTCGTGGGCGCGTTCACGCGGCGGTACCTGCACCGTGAAGACGGCTACTCACGCTTCTTTTTGTACTACGCCATGTTCTTCACTGGCATGGTGATGTCGTCGCTTGCCGGAACAATCGAAACGCTGTTCGTCGGCTGGGAAATGGTCGGTTTGTCGTCGGCACTTTTGGTCGCCTATTTCGATCAACGTGAAAACCCGGTTCGTAGTGGACAACGCGTGTGGTCGATCTATCGCCTGTCCGATGCTGCGTTTTTGATTGCGGCAATTTCGATCCACCACATGACCGGCGAAGGTGATTTCGGCGGCTTGATGAGCAGCGGTATATGGCCCGAAGGCACCGCGGCAGTCACGCCACAGCAGGCGTTGTTCGTTGGCGCGTTGTTGTTAGTCGCGGCAGCCGGCAAGTCCGCGTTGTTCCCGTTTTCGGGTTGGTTGCCGCGAGCAATGGAAGGACCGACACCGTCAAGTGCCATTTTCTACGGCGCCCTTTCGGTTCACTTGGGTGTGTACTTGTTGTTGCGAGTCAGCCCATTGCTTGACGTTTCGACGACGCTGCGAGTCATGGTGGTCACGTTGGGGGTCGTGTCGGCGGGATGCGGCGCGTTGATGTCGCGAGTCCAACACGACGTCAAGGTATCACTGGCCTACGCGTCGCTGACGCAAGTCGGAATCATCGTCGTTGAGATCGGACTGGGGCTGCACTATTTAGCGCTGGTCCACATCATCGGCCACGCTTGCATGCGAACGATGCAACTGCTTCGTGCACCGACGTTGCTGCGAGACTACCAGAACATGGAAAACGCCATGGGCAGTCGCTTGCCGGCGGGTAAGTCTCGTCTTGCAAAGTGGATGCCCAACTCGATCGAGCAATGGTGTTATCGATTCGGCTTCGATCGAGGCTTTATGGATACGGCATTGGATCAGTGGATCGTACATCCGTTCGTGTTTCTATTCCAAAAGTTTGATTCATGGGAACGAGCGACGACGGATTGGATGTCGCACGAACCGTCACGCGAATCCGACGCGACCAAACTGCATCCCGAATCAACGCGAAAGACTGCTTAGAATGGGTGAACTTCATTTTCCCTGGATGGAAACGTCGATCCTTGTGCCGCTTGTTGGCGCGGTTTGGATCCGATTTTTTGCCAATCCCGACAATTCGTTCCGTCAAGCGATCGCGATCAGTGCCTTGACGCTTGCGTTAACAGTCGGCGAGTTGATTGACTTTGTCACGCTGGGCACGTTCGCGGCTCACGATCACTGGGCATTGATCGATTGGTTGTTTCATCAAGAAGTCTTTGTTGTTGACGAACTGAGTGCGTTTCTGTTGCCGTTGGGGGCGTTGATCCACTTGGTAACGGTGCTGTCGACATTAAGAACCAAGGCTCCCCGGTTTTCATTGACGTCGTGTTTGGTTTCCGAATCCATCTTGTTGGCGACGTTCAGTTGTCGTGCATCGTGGACACTGGTCGCGTTGTTAACCGCCGCCACAGTGCCGGTCTATCTGGAATTGAGACGACGCCGACGCTGCACACGCATCTTCGTGTTCCATATGTCGGCATTCGTTGGATTGCTTGTCGTCGGCTGGGCGATGTTGCAGTACACGGGTTCGTCGTCTGAGTACGTGTTGATCCCAGGCGCCCTGCTGACGGCCGCCGCACTGATCCGAAGCGGAATTGCACCCGTTCACCTTTGGATGACTGACCTTTTCGAGAAGTCAACTTTTGGCACCGCAATCTTGTTCGTCACACCACTGACCGGCGCCTATGCGGTGATGCGATTCGTGCTACCGATCGCCCCGGCATGGGCGTTGCAAAGCATCGCGGTGCTGTCATTGACCACCGCAGTTTACGCGGGCGGCATGTCGCTGATTCAAAAAGAAGCGCGGCGGATGTTCTGTTTCCTGTTTCTAAGCCAAGCGTCGTTGGTTTTGGTAGGCTTAGAAATTGTCACGCCAATCGGCTTGACGGGAGCCCTTTGCGTTTGGTTATCCGTCGGGATGTCGCTGACCGGATTCGGAATCACCCTTCGATGCATCGAAGCGAGAATTTCACGGATTTCGTTGGCCGATTTCCATGGACTCAATCGTCAGATGCCGACTCTTGCTGGCTTCTTCTTGCTGACCGGACTAGCATCGATCGGGTTTCCATTCACCGTCGGCTTCGTCGGAATGGAGCTGTTGATTGACGGTGCGGTCGAGGTGTACCCGATTGTCGGAACTATGGTTGTGATTGCAGCGGCATTGTGCGGAATTTCCGTCATGCTTGCCTACTTCCGCATCTTTACCGGACAAGCGAAAACGACGTTGATTCCGATGCATGCTCGGATGTCCGAACGAATTGCTGTTGTGATGCTTAGTGTGTTGATTATCGGTGGCGGCCTGGTTCCTCAACCCGGCGTAGCATCACGCTATCACGCGGCCAATGAACTATCGCAACAACGTCAATTGAACCCCATGACCACCGTCAACGGCGTGGTACACGAACACGTGACGGCCGCCGACGACGCAGGAGCCCCGGATCCAACTTTCTCCAACGAATCCGTCATTTTGAATCCCCCCGACCAATCACACCCGACCAATCACACCCGACCAATCACACTCGACCGATTGAAGACAACTCAACCGTGAATCAACCCATGACACATGATCGCGAGATTCCGAAGGGCAACGCGGAAGGTTTCATCAAATACTTTAAGCACGACTTCGTGTCGGGCCTTTCGGTATTTTTGATCGCTTTGCCTCTTTGTTTGGGAATCTCGATTGCAAGCGGTTATCCGCCGATCGCTGGGATCTTTACCGCGATCGTCGGTTCGATTGTTGCCACGCTGATCAGCAATTCGGAACTGACGATCAAGGGTCCTGCCGCCGGCTTGATCGTGATTGCGGTCGGTTGCATCGAAGCGTTTGGCGGCGACGGAATGGCCGGCGGCTGGACAGAGATCGACGTCACAGCCTATCGATCTGCCTTGGCGGTGGGTGTTGCCGCGGCGGCCCTGCAGGTCTGCTTCGGTTTTTTCCGCGCAGGCATTTTGGGAGAATTCTTTCCGAACTCGGCAGTCCATGGCATGTTGGCGGCGATCGGCGTGATCATCATCGCAAAACAGATACCGGTCGCGTTGGGTGTCGTCGGATCGGGTGGCCCGCTTGAAATGCTTCGACAGATTCCGGCGTACGTTGCCGAGGCGAATCCTGCGATCGCATCGATCGGTGTTGCCAGCATCTTGATCATGTTTCTTTGGCCGAACGTGGGGAAACGCTTTCCCATTGCAAAGGTATTGCCGTCGCCGCTGATCGTCCTTCTGGTCGCCGTTCCGATGGGCATGCTCTTTGACCTGATGCACTCGCACTCGTACACGCTTCAAAACCACCAATACCAGTTGGGTGAGCAGTATCTGGTTGCGATGCCCGATCGAGTCTTCGGGATGTTCGACCAAATCACTACTCCTGATTTTTCGGCGCTTCGACAACCCAAAGCCTGGACATGGGTGTTCATGTTCTTTGTGATCGGCAGCCTCGAATCGCTGCTGTCAGCGAAAGCAGTCGACTTGATCGACCCATGGCGTCGCAAAACCAACATGGACCGCGATGTGATCGCCGTCGGTGTCGGCAACCTGTGCGCATCGATGGTCGGCGGATTGCCGATGATTTCAGAAATCGTTCGCAGCAAGGCTAACATCGACAACGGGGCCAGAACACGGTTTGCCGATTTATGGCACGGAATATTTTTGTTGGTTTGCGTCGCGATGATCCCGATGGTATTGCACCGGATTCCGATGGCGGCGTTGGCAGCGATGCTGATCTACACGGGTTCTCGCTTGGCACACCCAAACGAATTCATGAATGTGTGGCGAACCGGGCGCGAACAGTTGCTCGTGTTCGTCGTCACATTGGTCGCCGTTTTGGCCACGGACTTGTTGATCGGAATTGGGATCGGAATCGCGACCAAGGCGGTCATCCACTTGTCCAATGGAGTTCCTTTGCGATCGATGTTTAAACCCGACATTGAGATCGCCGACGACGACGGCGAAACGGTTCGGATTGTGGCGTACAAGTCAGCCGTTTTCAGCAATTGGATTCCGATTCGACGACGCATCGAGAGCGTGGGTTTGCTGGAGCGACGAAACGTAGAATTTGATTTATCGGAAACCGAGTTTGTCGACCACAGCGTTATGGACAAACTCCACGAAGTCGAAGAAGACTTCACCCAAGCCGGATTGTCGTTTCGTGTCGTCGGACTAGACGAGCACCAACCCCTGGCAAGCCACCAACACGCCGCGCGGCGAAAGGGTCTGTGTTCGATCAAACGCATCACGATGATGACCGCACCGGAAAACGAAGCGATGCTGACGGCCGAATGCATTCGACTGGGTGCGACGGGTTACACATCGGTGGATTGTCGCGGAGTCGGCAAGCAGGGAATTGACAACGAATCGATCGTCGCGATTTCCCAGGTACGCATCGAGGTGATGGCGACACAGGACGTTTGCACTTCAATCCTAGACTTCATTCGTCGCGAAGTTCAGCCGAACCACCGATTGACGTTCATGGTTGAATCGGTCCAGGTTTCGCGTTTGCACGCTTTCGTCACCCCCCCAAAAGATTCGCCCTCCCACAACCAACCGGTCGAAGCTTAACAGAATGTCCAAGCATGCGGCCTTGTAAAAGTGCGTTTGACGATCGTCAGATTTGGAAGTTCAGATCGTGTTCGAGCACTTCGTTGTCAGCCGACGCACCGCGAACTTTCAATTGCGGTTTTTCCAACACCACCGTCGTGCTTGGTGAAACGCTTTTGGTGATCCAGACGCTTGACCCGATCACTGAATTGCGGCCAACCACCGTACGACCACCCAATATCGTTGCGTTCGCGTAAACGACCACGTGATCTTCAATGGTGGGATGCCGCTTTTGCCCACGGATCAGCGCGCCTTCGTTGTCCGTTGGAAAACTGAGCGCGCCCAAGGTGACGCCCTGATATAGTTTGACGTGCTC
Above is a window of Rubripirellula tenax DNA encoding:
- a CDS encoding proton-conducting transporter transmembrane domain-containing protein → MNATELVFQALGTAVVVSPLILVAILGLSALVGRALSETTISRLTQASVLFSLMPAIGILAMMLILGTRYVPIEWGDWVSIPEQDFHFHVKFVFDRLSVPFVILSCVLCGVVGAFTRRYLHREDGYSRFFLYYAMFFTGMVMSSLAGTIETLFVGWEMVGLSSALLVAYFDQRENPVRSGQRVWSIYRLSDAAFLIAAISIHHMTGEGDFGGLMSSGIWPEGTAAVTPQQALFVGALLLVAAAGKSALFPFSGWLPRAMEGPTPSSAIFYGALSVHLGVYLLLRVSPLLDVSTTLRVMVVTLGVVSAGCGALMSRVQHDVKVSLAYASLTQVGIIVVEIGLGLHYLALVHIIGHACMRTMQLLRAPTLLRDYQNMENAMGSRLPAGKSRLAKWMPNSIEQWCYRFGFDRGFMDTALDQWIVHPFVFLFQKFDSWERATTDWMSHEPSRESDATKLHPESTRKTA
- a CDS encoding SulP family inorganic anion transporter — protein: MTHDREIPKGNAEGFIKYFKHDFVSGLSVFLIALPLCLGISIASGYPPIAGIFTAIVGSIVATLISNSELTIKGPAAGLIVIAVGCIEAFGGDGMAGGWTEIDVTAYRSALAVGVAAAALQVCFGFFRAGILGEFFPNSAVHGMLAAIGVIIIAKQIPVALGVVGSGGPLEMLRQIPAYVAEANPAIASIGVASILIMFLWPNVGKRFPIAKVLPSPLIVLLVAVPMGMLFDLMHSHSYTLQNHQYQLGEQYLVAMPDRVFGMFDQITTPDFSALRQPKAWTWVFMFFVIGSLESLLSAKAVDLIDPWRRKTNMDRDVIAVGVGNLCASMVGGLPMISEIVRSKANIDNGARTRFADLWHGIFLLVCVAMIPMVLHRIPMAALAAMLIYTGSRLAHPNEFMNVWRTGREQLLVFVVTLVAVLATDLLIGIGIGIATKAVIHLSNGVPLRSMFKPDIEIADDDGETVRIVAYKSAVFSNWIPIRRRIESVGLLERRNVEFDLSETEFVDHSVMDKLHEVEEDFTQAGLSFRVVGLDEHQPLASHQHAARRKGLCSIKRITMMTAPENEAMLTAECIRLGATGYTSVDCRGVGKQGIDNESIVAISQVRIEVMATQDVCTSILDFIRREVQPNHRLTFMVESVQVSRLHAFVTPPKDSPSHNQPVEA
- a CDS encoding proton-conducting transporter transmembrane domain-containing protein, yielding MGELHFPWMETSILVPLVGAVWIRFFANPDNSFRQAIAISALTLALTVGELIDFVTLGTFAAHDHWALIDWLFHQEVFVVDELSAFLLPLGALIHLVTVLSTLRTKAPRFSLTSCLVSESILLATFSCRASWTLVALLTAATVPVYLELRRRRRCTRIFVFHMSAFVGLLVVGWAMLQYTGSSSEYVLIPGALLTAAALIRSGIAPVHLWMTDLFEKSTFGTAILFVTPLTGAYAVMRFVLPIAPAWALQSIAVLSLTTAVYAGGMSLIQKEARRMFCFLFLSQASLVLVGLEIVTPIGLTGALCVWLSVGMSLTGFGITLRCIEARISRISLADFHGLNRQMPTLAGFFLLTGLASIGFPFTVGFVGMELLIDGAVEVYPIVGTMVVIAAALCGISVMLAYFRIFTGQAKTTLIPMHARMSERIAVVMLSVLIIGGGLVPQPGVASRYHAANELSQQRQLNPMTTVNGVVHEHVTAADDAGAPDPTFSNESVILNPPDQSHPTNHTRPITLDRLKTTQP